One window of Dechloromonas sp. ZY10 genomic DNA carries:
- a CDS encoding cytochrome D1 domain-containing protein — translation MKRLRSLLCAAAASLLLAACAGQPLRGTGDLGLIIERASGHLTLVNTSTRQPYARISGLGDLSHASAVYSRDGRYAYIFGRDGGLTKVDLLEAKIVKRVIQSGNAIGGSISQDGRIVVAQNYTPGGIKAFDADTLELLSEVPAEYAPGKFSKVVGLADSPGNKFAYALFDGGEIRVTDFSDPKAPKTERYPAGSQPYDGLVTPDGRHFLAGLFGEDGVAMLDLWQPEKGARKILENYGRGEQKLPVFKMPHLRGWSVAQGKAYLPAIGRHEILVVDVATWKEVGRIPVRGQPVFVMARPDGRQIWVNFAFPDYGMVDVVDTLAGKVVKQLEPGKGILHMEFTPRGENVWLSARDDNKVVIYDTGSFARVGEIAADNPSGIFFTTRAARIGF, via the coding sequence CAGCCCCTGCGCGGCACTGGCGATCTCGGCCTGATCATCGAGCGGGCCAGCGGCCACTTGACCCTGGTCAATACCAGCACGCGCCAGCCCTATGCCCGAATCAGCGGGCTTGGCGATCTTTCGCACGCCTCCGCCGTGTATTCGCGGGATGGGCGCTATGCCTACATCTTCGGCCGCGACGGCGGGCTGACCAAGGTCGACTTGCTGGAAGCCAAGATCGTCAAGCGCGTGATCCAGTCCGGCAACGCGATTGGCGGTTCGATTTCGCAGGATGGCCGCATCGTGGTTGCGCAGAACTACACCCCGGGCGGGATCAAGGCCTTCGATGCCGACACCTTGGAGTTGCTTTCGGAGGTGCCCGCCGAGTACGCGCCGGGCAAGTTCTCCAAGGTCGTCGGCCTGGCCGACTCGCCGGGCAACAAGTTCGCCTACGCATTGTTCGATGGCGGCGAGATCCGGGTGACCGATTTCAGCGATCCCAAAGCCCCAAAAACCGAGCGCTACCCGGCCGGCAGCCAGCCCTACGACGGATTGGTGACGCCCGATGGCCGGCATTTCCTGGCTGGCCTGTTCGGCGAGGACGGGGTCGCGATGCTCGACCTGTGGCAGCCGGAAAAGGGCGCGCGCAAGATTCTCGAAAACTACGGTCGCGGTGAGCAGAAGCTACCGGTGTTCAAGATGCCGCACCTGCGCGGCTGGTCGGTGGCGCAAGGGAAGGCCTACCTGCCGGCGATCGGGCGCCACGAAATTCTGGTGGTCGATGTCGCGACCTGGAAGGAAGTCGGCCGGATTCCGGTGCGCGGTCAACCGGTGTTCGTGATGGCGCGGCCCGACGGGCGGCAGATCTGGGTCAATTTCGCCTTCCCCGACTACGGCATGGTCGATGTGGTCGATACCCTGGCGGGCAAGGTGGTCAAGCAGCTGGAACCGGGCAAGGGCATCCTGCACATGGAATTCACGCCGCGCGGCGAAAATGTCTGGCTCTCGGCCCGCGACGACAACAAGGTGGTGATTTACGATACGGGTAGCTTTGCCCGGGTCGGCGAAATCGCTGCCGACAACCCTTCCGGGATTTTCTTCACCACGCGCGCCGCGCGTATCGGTTTTTGA